From Carassius gibelio isolate Cgi1373 ecotype wild population from Czech Republic chromosome B23, carGib1.2-hapl.c, whole genome shotgun sequence, the proteins below share one genomic window:
- the map7b gene encoding ensconsin isoform X6, with protein MAERDGRDACQSSSQGSDYLSRADDKSSWSRPDSSASGRYTYTIPSPTEIPIVTRPEPLMLKNDERQRLARERREELEKQNAAKGSKWLEREERARQFHERQLEERRKKLEEQRVKEERKHAAVEEKRRQKLEEEKARYEAAIRRTMERGRRARPNSNRWSWGGTLPASTSHNNDTDRRSVSTVNLSKPTDPVISKRLSSSSATLLNSPDRGMRRMPLTAWENTVISRLQTPTHSYLARSRSAMSLSGEAVTPVCPRSASCHPMSSTSFKSIQSRSAERPIKAGLNLERPIRAGFIPLDGSTRRKTTQNLPIDRKDKDSVRKSWSNLSYPTPNLSLFTPKRSLSPVGRHSRVSNPSPNRGSTTKPPQKTPNPKKSRSPPPPASIPLSPSNPSLSAGNLRPNRVTSESPRATPEGQGAKNGEPESPATKQEPSAEGSGSPPTTRPSAGTTDPEEASRLLAEKRRQAREQREREEEEKRQQEEAERRSREEMARRKAEERAKREEEAQRQAEEKKRREEEAKRLEEEKAQREREEAERLQKQKEEEEARQREEAERLRLEREKHFQKEEAERMERKKRLEEIMKRTRRSDQKTTPQRNGDVSQQSGQNSESSVSSSTSVTVSTPQAPETSETVCSDSNGHTGPSCITPILPTSGHSVAAQLRENGTVAEAFEEVIEVPVGTKLSRQDGDGEEVENEEEEKRKVPLLAFRENGSMHNVSGLEENPTQ; from the exons GCTCTGACTACCTTTCTAGAGCAGATGACAAGTCATCATGGAGTCGACCGGACTCCTCAGCCTCTGGACGGTACACCTACACCATTCCCAGCCCTACAGAGATCCCCATCGTTACCAGACCAG AGCCTCTGATGCTGAAGAATGACGAAAGGCAGAGACTCGCCCGTGAACGGAGGGAGGAGCTGGAGAAGCAGAATG CTGCAAAGGGTTCCAAGTGGTTGGAGAGAGAGGAAAGAGCCCGACAGTTTCATGAGAGACAGCTGGAGGAGCGCAGGAAGAAGCTGGAGGAGCAGCGAGTGAAGGAGGAGAGGAAACACGCTGCTGTGGAGGAGAAACGACGGCAGAAACTAGAGGAGGAGAAG GCCCGGTATGAGGCTGCTATCAGGAGGACCATGGAGAGGGGTCGAAGAGCCCGTCCCAACTCAAACCGCTGGAGCTGGGGTGGAACGCTCCCTGCTAGCACCTCACACAACAACG ATACGGACAGAAGGTCAGTCTCCACTGTGAATCTGTCCAAACCCACAGATCCAGTCATTTCCAAACGCCTGTCATCTTCCTCGGCCACCCTGCTGAATTCACCAGATAGAG GTATGCGTCGCATGCCTCTTACAGCATGGGAGAATACAGTGATCAGTCGACTTCAGACGCCAACACACTCCTACCTGGCCAGGAGTCGCAGCGCCATGTCTTTGTCTGGAGAAGCAG TGACCCCCGTTTGTCCTCGCTCAGCCTCCTGTCATCCAATGAGCTCCACGTCCTTCAAGTCCATCCAGTCACGCAGTGCTGAGCGACCAATCAAAGCAGGCCTTAATCTAGAGAGACCAATCAGAGCAGGGTTCATCCCTCTGGACGGCAGCACCCGCAGAAAGACCACACAGAATTTGCCG ATTGACAGGAAGGATAAGGACAGTGTGAGAAAGTCATGGAGTAACCTGTCATATCCAACTCCCAATCTGAGCTTGTTCACACCCAAGAGATCTCTTTCACCTGTCGGTCGTCACAGCAGGGTCAGCAATCCATCCCCCAACAG GGGCTCTACTACTAAACCCCCTCAGAAGACACCTAACCCCAAAAAGTCCAGGTCTCCACCTCCTCCAGCATCGATTCCTCTGTCTCCTAGTAATCCGTCTTTATCGGCAGGGAATCTCAGGCCTAACAGAGTGACATCAGAGAGTCCGAGAGCAACTCCAGAAGGACAGGGGGCCAAAAACGGAGAACCAGAGTCTCCTGCAACTAAACAGGAGCCTTCTGCCG AAGGATCTGGAAGTCCTCCAACAACACGGCCCTCTGCAGGCACAACAGATCCTGAGGAGGCATCACGTCTGCTGGCTGAGAAACGACGGCAGGCCAGagaacaaagagaaagagaagaggaggagaagagacagCAGGAAGAGGCTGAACG GCGCAGCAGGGAGGAGATGGCCCGCAGGAAGGCAGAGGAGCGGGcgaagagagaggaggaggcaCAGCGGCAGGCTGAAGAGAAGAAGAGACGAGAGGAGGAGGCGAAGCGTTTAGAAGAGGAGAAagcacagagggagagagaggaagcTGAACGCCTGCAGAAACAG aaagaggaagaggaggctcGCCAGAGAGAAGAGGCAGAGCGTTTGCGcctggagagagagaaacacttcCAGAAAGAGGAGGCGGAGAGAATGGAGAGGAAGAAG CGCCTTGAGGAAATTATGAAACGCACACGCCGATCTGATCAG AAAACCACCCCACAGCGAAATGGCGATGTCAGCCAGCAGAGTGGACAGAATTCAG AGAGTTCAGTATCCAGCAGCACTTCAGTGACCGTGTCGACCCCTCAGGCTCCGGAGACCTCTGAGACAGTATGCAGTGACAGTAACGGACACACGGGGCCCAGCTGCATTACACCCATACTGCCCACATCAGGTCACAG TGTGGCGGCCCAGCTCAGAGAAAACGGCACTGTTGCAGAGGCTTTCGAGGAGGTCATAGAGGTTCCCGTGGGGACCAAACTGTCCCGTCAAGATGGAGATGGAGAGGAGGTGGAAAAtgaagaagaggagaagagaaagGTTCCCTTATTGGCTTTCAGAGAGAATGGCAGCATGCATAATGTGAGTGGACTGGAGGAAAACCCGACACAGTAA
- the map7b gene encoding ensconsin isoform X3 gives MAERDGRDACQSSSQGSDYLSRADDKSSWSRPDSSASGRYTYTIPSPTEIPIVTRPEPLMLKNDERQRLARERREELEKQNAAKGSKWLEREERARQFHERQLEERRKKLEEQRVKEERKHAAVEEKRRQKLEEEKARYEAAIRRTMERGRRARPNSNRWSWGGTLPASTSHNNDTDRRSVSTVNLSKPTDPVISKRLSSSSATLLNSPDRALQKQTSLSSSCLIKKTQSKSQISKEKIPQDKPAGMRRMPLTAWENTVISRLQTPTHSYLARSRSAMSLSGEAVTPVCPRSASCHPMSSTSFKSIQSRSAERPIKAGLNLERPIRAGFIPLDGSTRRKTTQNLPIDRKDKDSVRKSWSNLSYPTPNLSLFTPKRSLSPVGRHSRVSNPSPNRGSTTKPPQKTPNPKKSRSPPPPASIPLSPSNPSLSAGNLRPNRVTSESPRATPEGQGAKNGEPESPATKQEPSAEGSGSPPTTRPSAGTTDPEEASRLLAEKRRQAREQREREEEEKRQQEEAERRSREEMARRKAEERAKREEEAQRQAEEKKRREEEAKRLEEEKAQREREEAERLQKQKEEEEARQREEAERLRLEREKHFQKEEAERMERKKRLEEIMKRTRRSDQKTTPQRNGDVSQQSGQNSESSVSSSTSVTVSTPQAPETSETVCSDSNGHTGPSCITPILPTSGHSVAAQLRENGTVAEAFEEVIEVPVGTKLSRQDGDGEEVENEEEEKRKVPLLAFRENGSMHNVSGLEENPTQ, from the exons GCTCTGACTACCTTTCTAGAGCAGATGACAAGTCATCATGGAGTCGACCGGACTCCTCAGCCTCTGGACGGTACACCTACACCATTCCCAGCCCTACAGAGATCCCCATCGTTACCAGACCAG AGCCTCTGATGCTGAAGAATGACGAAAGGCAGAGACTCGCCCGTGAACGGAGGGAGGAGCTGGAGAAGCAGAATG CTGCAAAGGGTTCCAAGTGGTTGGAGAGAGAGGAAAGAGCCCGACAGTTTCATGAGAGACAGCTGGAGGAGCGCAGGAAGAAGCTGGAGGAGCAGCGAGTGAAGGAGGAGAGGAAACACGCTGCTGTGGAGGAGAAACGACGGCAGAAACTAGAGGAGGAGAAG GCCCGGTATGAGGCTGCTATCAGGAGGACCATGGAGAGGGGTCGAAGAGCCCGTCCCAACTCAAACCGCTGGAGCTGGGGTGGAACGCTCCCTGCTAGCACCTCACACAACAACG ATACGGACAGAAGGTCAGTCTCCACTGTGAATCTGTCCAAACCCACAGATCCAGTCATTTCCAAACGCCTGTCATCTTCCTCGGCCACCCTGCTGAATTCACCAGATAGAG CCTTACAGAAGCAGACATCTCTCTCGTCGTCTTGcttgattaaaaaaacacaatctaAATCCCAAATCTCCAAAGAGAAGATACCTCAGGACAAACCAGCAG GTATGCGTCGCATGCCTCTTACAGCATGGGAGAATACAGTGATCAGTCGACTTCAGACGCCAACACACTCCTACCTGGCCAGGAGTCGCAGCGCCATGTCTTTGTCTGGAGAAGCAG TGACCCCCGTTTGTCCTCGCTCAGCCTCCTGTCATCCAATGAGCTCCACGTCCTTCAAGTCCATCCAGTCACGCAGTGCTGAGCGACCAATCAAAGCAGGCCTTAATCTAGAGAGACCAATCAGAGCAGGGTTCATCCCTCTGGACGGCAGCACCCGCAGAAAGACCACACAGAATTTGCCG ATTGACAGGAAGGATAAGGACAGTGTGAGAAAGTCATGGAGTAACCTGTCATATCCAACTCCCAATCTGAGCTTGTTCACACCCAAGAGATCTCTTTCACCTGTCGGTCGTCACAGCAGGGTCAGCAATCCATCCCCCAACAG GGGCTCTACTACTAAACCCCCTCAGAAGACACCTAACCCCAAAAAGTCCAGGTCTCCACCTCCTCCAGCATCGATTCCTCTGTCTCCTAGTAATCCGTCTTTATCGGCAGGGAATCTCAGGCCTAACAGAGTGACATCAGAGAGTCCGAGAGCAACTCCAGAAGGACAGGGGGCCAAAAACGGAGAACCAGAGTCTCCTGCAACTAAACAGGAGCCTTCTGCCG AAGGATCTGGAAGTCCTCCAACAACACGGCCCTCTGCAGGCACAACAGATCCTGAGGAGGCATCACGTCTGCTGGCTGAGAAACGACGGCAGGCCAGagaacaaagagaaagagaagaggaggagaagagacagCAGGAAGAGGCTGAACG GCGCAGCAGGGAGGAGATGGCCCGCAGGAAGGCAGAGGAGCGGGcgaagagagaggaggaggcaCAGCGGCAGGCTGAAGAGAAGAAGAGACGAGAGGAGGAGGCGAAGCGTTTAGAAGAGGAGAAagcacagagggagagagaggaagcTGAACGCCTGCAGAAACAG aaagaggaagaggaggctcGCCAGAGAGAAGAGGCAGAGCGTTTGCGcctggagagagagaaacacttcCAGAAAGAGGAGGCGGAGAGAATGGAGAGGAAGAAG CGCCTTGAGGAAATTATGAAACGCACACGCCGATCTGATCAG AAAACCACCCCACAGCGAAATGGCGATGTCAGCCAGCAGAGTGGACAGAATTCAG AGAGTTCAGTATCCAGCAGCACTTCAGTGACCGTGTCGACCCCTCAGGCTCCGGAGACCTCTGAGACAGTATGCAGTGACAGTAACGGACACACGGGGCCCAGCTGCATTACACCCATACTGCCCACATCAGGTCACAG TGTGGCGGCCCAGCTCAGAGAAAACGGCACTGTTGCAGAGGCTTTCGAGGAGGTCATAGAGGTTCCCGTGGGGACCAAACTGTCCCGTCAAGATGGAGATGGAGAGGAGGTGGAAAAtgaagaagaggagaagagaaagGTTCCCTTATTGGCTTTCAGAGAGAATGGCAGCATGCATAATGTGAGTGGACTGGAGGAAAACCCGACACAGTAA